Genomic segment of Sulfurovum sp. UBA12169:
AAGTAGCCAGGCCTTTAAGTCCTTTATCTGATCCAAAGTTCTCATTGTAGCAGTACCCCCTTCTGAATGACGAGCATTCATTGAGGCTCGATTATCAAGCAGCATCATTACATTTTCACCTATGCGCTTATCAATGCTTTGCAAATCAGACAAACTGAGTTCAGAAATATCCAATTTTTTCTCTTCTGCCAAATTTACGACATTGCCCGTAATATGATATGCGTCGCGGAAAGGAAGTCCTGCCTCTCTTACAAGATAATCCGCCAAATCTGTAGCGCTCAGATGCCCTACCATGCAAGCTTTCTCCATCTGCTCTTTGTTGACCTTCATCTCCGCAATCATCTCATCGAGTACACGAAGAGACAAAATGGCCGTACGTACAGAGTCAAAAACACCCTCTTTATCTTCTTGCATATCCTTATTGTATGCAAGAGGCAATCCTTTCATTACTGTGAGCAATCCCACAAGATTGCCGTTAACGCGTCCTGTTTTCCCTCTTAATAATTCAGGAATATCCGGATTTTTCTTCTGTGGCATAATAGAGCTTCCTGTTGCGTGGCGATCACTCAGTGTTACCCATCTAAATTCACTTGCACTCCACAAAATCAATTCTTCACTTAAGCGGCTTATATGCATCATCATCGTTGCAATATTAAAGAGGATCTCCAAAGCAAAATCTCGGTCGCTTACCGTATCAAGACAGTTGAGCGTCGGCGCACGAAAACCCAGTTTTTCAGCCGTAATCTTTCTGTCGATTGGATGTGGTGTGCCTGCCAGTGCCGCACATCCAATCGGACTATAGTTGTTCCGCTCATACGAACTTATAAAACGCTCATAATCACGTCTGAACATACTCGCATACGCTATCATATGATACCCAAAATTAATAGGCTGTGCATGCTGGAGATGCGTCATGCCTGGAAGCAATGTTTCGGTATGCTCTTGGGCAACCTTGATCAATGTAGTAATGTTTTTCAAAAGAAATTCCGCAATCTCTTTCGTGCTTCGCTGCACGTAAAGCCTAAAGTCCAATGCCACCTGGTCATTTCGGCTTCTTGCAGTATGCAGACGCTTGCCTGCATCTCCTATCTTCTGCGTCAAACGCCCTTCTACGGCCATATGAATATCTTCATCCTCACCATCTAGAGTAAAAATACCGGACTCTATTTCTTTAAGTATCTCAACAAGTCCCGTTTCGATCTGACCATAGTCTTCTTGAGAGATGATTCCCTGCTGGGCAAGCATAAACGCGTGCGCCTTTGAGCCTTCGATAT
This window contains:
- the argH gene encoding argininosuccinate lyase, whose amino-acid sequence is MSKKIASARISGKSSQLLQDLNNSLPFDKMLYREDIEGSKAHAFMLAQQGIISQEDYGQIETGLVEILKEIESGIFTLDGEDEDIHMAVEGRLTQKIGDAGKRLHTARSRNDQVALDFRLYVQRSTKEIAEFLLKNITTLIKVAQEHTETLLPGMTHLQHAQPINFGYHMIAYASMFRRDYERFISSYERNNYSPIGCAALAGTPHPIDRKITAEKLGFRAPTLNCLDTVSDRDFALEILFNIATMMMHISRLSEELILWSASEFRWVTLSDRHATGSSIMPQKKNPDIPELLRGKTGRVNGNLVGLLTVMKGLPLAYNKDMQEDKEGVFDSVRTAILSLRVLDEMIAEMKVNKEQMEKACMVGHLSATDLADYLVREAGLPFRDAYHITGNVVNLAEEKKLDISELSLSDLQSIDKRIGENVMMLLDNRASMNARHSEGGTATMRTLDQIKDLKAWLLTQG